CCCTTTCTATTTATCTTGTAATTTTTTATTACCATACTTCACAAATAATTTCACCACCAACCTTTTGCTTCTTGGCATCACGCCCTGTCATAACACCTAAAGGCGTTGACACAATCTGTATACCAAAACCGCTACGTACAGGCTTCAAAGAACGGTAACCTGCATAACTACGAATACTGGGACGACTCACCCGACGTATTCCCTGAATCACAGAACGGCGGTCTTTGGTATATTTCAATTGGATACGTAACTGGGGTTTATTGTCTTCAGATTCCAACTGGTAATCACCAATAAACCCTTCCTTTTTAAGAACACGACAAATCTCTATTTTCACACGAGAAGCAGGTATCGTTACAGACATGTGTCCTGCTTGGATAGCATTTCGTATCCGTGTGAACATATCACTAATTGGGTCATTCATTGACATATCTTTATTACCCTCTTGTTAAATTACCAACTCGATTTCGTTACACCGGGAATCTTCCCCTCTAACGCGAGGGTCCGGAAACATATTCTACAAATCTGAAAATCTCGCATATAAGCTCTCGGCCTACCGCAACGTTTACAACGGTTATAACCCCGAACTTTGAATTTTGGGGGTCGACTCGCTTTAATCATCAAAGATTTTTTAGCCACAATAATTACTCCTATGTTGTAAATGGCATTCCAAACATTCTCAATATTTCACGATTCGCATCAGCAGAGGTTGAGTTCTTAAACACAAAGGTAACATTCATCCCTCTGACGCGTTGAACGCTATCTATATTAATCTCTGGGAATATAGTCTGCTCCTTAATCCCCAAAGTATAATTTCCAAATTCATCAAACGATTTCGTAGGAACCCCACGAAAATCGCGGATACGTGGGATAGCAATATTAAATAAACGATCCATAAACTCATACATCCTGTCACCTCGAAGGGTTACACGGCAACCTATATTTGCTCCTTTACGCAATTTAAAATTAGATACTGACTTCCGTGCCTTGCGGATTTGCGGTTTCTGACCGGTAATAATCGACAGTTCAGACATGGCATTATCCAAAAGCCGAGAATCCTGAGTGGCATCACCCACACCCACATTCACCACGATTTTTTCTAATCGCGGAACTTGCATTATATTTTTATATTGAAATTTTTTCATTGCTTCCGGAACAATGTGTTGAAAATATCTTTCTTTTAACCTTGGAGCCACGACTCAATCTCCTTCTTTAATCTAATGCTTCGCCGGTTGCTTCCCAAACACGCACCCGACGTCCATCTTCTAATCGTTTCATTTTTATCTTTGACGGGGCATTTATTGCTTCACACCATGGTGCTACAT
The window above is part of the Candidatus Hydrogenedens sp. genome. Proteins encoded here:
- a CDS encoding type Z 30S ribosomal protein S14; this encodes MAKKSLMIKASRPPKFKVRGYNRCKRCGRPRAYMRDFQICRICFRTLALEGKIPGVTKSSW
- the rpsH gene encoding 30S ribosomal protein S8, with the protein product MSMNDPISDMFTRIRNAIQAGHMSVTIPASRVKIEICRVLKKEGFIGDYQLESEDNKPQLRIQLKYTKDRRSVIQGIRRVSRPSIRSYAGYRSLKPVRSGFGIQIVSTPLGVMTGRDAKKQKVGGEIICEVW
- the rplE gene encoding 50S ribosomal protein L5, with the protein product MAPRLKERYFQHIVPEAMKKFQYKNIMQVPRLEKIVVNVGVGDATQDSRLLDNAMSELSIITGQKPQIRKARKSVSNFKLRKGANIGCRVTLRGDRMYEFMDRLFNIAIPRIRDFRGVPTKSFDEFGNYTLGIKEQTIFPEINIDSVQRVRGMNVTFVFKNSTSADANREILRMFGMPFTT